One Mauremys mutica isolate MM-2020 ecotype Southern chromosome 9, ASM2049712v1, whole genome shotgun sequence DNA segment encodes these proteins:
- the ZIC4 gene encoding zinc finger protein ZIC 4 isoform X4, whose amino-acid sequence MYARSEHFTQVPASRTDPFAASSLHNYGGMNLNVNLAPHHGPGAFFRYMRQPIKQELICKWIELDQTPKKLCSKTFTTMHELVTHVTVEHVGGPEQSNHICFWEECPREGKPFKAKYKLVNHIRVHTGEKPFPCPFPGCGKVFARSENLKIHKRTHTGEKPFKCEFEGCDRRFANSSDRKKHSHVHTSDKPYNCKVRGCDKSYTHPSSLRKHMKVHCKSPPPSSGYESSTPSLVSPSSDSGRDPPASCSHAEPVASSQTAANLSEWYVCQSSGASGIPTPPSNSPSPNPGEASYTNCELRPNY is encoded by the exons ATGTACGCCAGGTCTGAACATTTCACTCAAGTACCAGCCTCCAGGACCGATCCTTTTGCTGCTTCCTCGCTTCATAACTACGGTGGCATGAATCTGAACGTGAATCTGGCTCCACACCACGGCCCTGGTGCTTTCTTTCGTTACATGAGGCAGCCCATCAAACAGGAACTCATCTGTAAATGGATTGAGTTGGACCAGACTCCCAAAAAATTATGCTCGAAAACTTTCACCACAATGCACGAGCTGGTGACTCATGTCACAGTGGAGCATGTTGGAGGACCCGAGCAGTCCAATCACATATGTTTCTGGGAAGAGTGTCCAAGAGAGGGGAAACCTTTCAAAGCCAAATATAAACTTGTAAATCACATCAGAGTCCACACAGGTGAAaaacccttcccctgccctttcccaggctGTGGGAAAGTGTTTGCTAGATCAGAAAATCTCAAAATACACAAAAGAACTCACACAG GAGAAAAACCATTCAAATGTGAATTCGAAGGCTGTGACAGACGATTTGCCAACAGCAGTGACAGGAAGAAGCACTCTCACGTGCACACCAGCGACAAACCCTACAACTGCAAAGTGAGAGGCTGCGACAAGTCCTACACCCACCCCAGTTCCTTGAGGAAACACATGAAAGTGCACTGCAAATCCCCTCCTCCGAGTTCAGGCTACGAGTCCTCCACACCTTCCCTGGTGTCTCCCTCCTCGGACTCCGGCCGGGACCCTCCTGCTTCCTGTTCTCACGCAGAGCCAGTAGCATCGTCGCAAACTGCAGCTAACCTGAGCGAATGGTACGTGTGTCAGAGCTCGGGGGCCAGTGGCATCCCAACTCCTCCCAGTAACTCTCCGTCACCTAACCCGGGAGAGGCTTCTTACACGAACTGTGAGCTCAGGCCCAATTATTAG